A genome region from Rhizobium sp. ACO-34A includes the following:
- a CDS encoding ABC transporter permease: MSVFHRFSITLFAFGCCIAVWWIVTSVGLVNAFLLPSPLTVWRALAELWSSGELLRHTLASAGRVGIGYALAVSIAIPLAILFSISGPFRTFVEPLLEFLRQIPPLALMPLLMLWLGIGEAQKIGIIILACFFPVFLGMRGGIAQVDRKLMEVGKVCGLGQWEIVYRIVMPSALPALVIGLRISLGYSWRALVGAELIASSAGLGYLITDAQDLARTDIVLAGILVIGVIGLATDFVLKRVCSRLAPWLASDLEMARA; the protein is encoded by the coding sequence ATGTCCGTTTTTCATCGCTTTTCCATAACGCTTTTTGCCTTTGGCTGCTGCATTGCGGTCTGGTGGATCGTGACGTCTGTCGGGCTGGTCAACGCCTTTCTGCTGCCGTCGCCACTGACAGTCTGGCGGGCGCTCGCGGAATTATGGTCGTCGGGAGAGCTTTTACGGCACACGCTCGCCAGCGCCGGTCGCGTTGGTATCGGCTATGCGCTCGCCGTTTCCATCGCCATTCCGCTTGCGATCCTGTTTTCAATCAGCGGTCCATTCCGGACATTCGTCGAACCTCTTCTCGAGTTCCTGCGGCAGATTCCGCCGCTGGCCCTGATGCCGCTCCTGATGCTCTGGCTCGGTATCGGCGAGGCACAGAAGATCGGGATCATCATACTCGCCTGCTTTTTTCCGGTGTTTCTCGGCATGCGCGGCGGGATCGCGCAGGTCGACCGCAAGCTCATGGAAGTGGGTAAGGTCTGCGGCCTTGGACAATGGGAGATCGTCTATCGCATCGTCATGCCGTCCGCCCTGCCGGCGCTGGTGATCGGCTTGAGGATCAGCCTCGGCTATAGCTGGCGGGCACTGGTCGGGGCTGAACTCATCGCCTCGTCGGCCGGTCTTGGGTACCTGATCACCGACGCGCAGGATCTTGCGCGCACCGATATCGTGCTTGCCGGCATCCTCGTCATCGGCGTTATCGGTCTTGCTACGGACTTCGTGCTGAAGCGCGTCTGCTCGCGCCTTGCGCCGTGGCTCGCATCCGATCTGGAGATGGCCCGTGCTTGA
- a CDS encoding ABC transporter substrate-binding protein codes for MSANPIEEKTVKLFRNLVIAASLLAAPAFAADQPSSVRITYVASPFNVPSIVMREKGYLDEAFAAKGIKVESPEITSGAQQTQAIAAGEIDIASVLGGTSAILAKANGVDLKIIAAYARSPKAYFLMTRADGPAALADLKGKKIAGPKGTVLNQLLVAALASQGLTLKDVEYINMDLPTARAALLSGQVDVATLAGANAVAVEKAGGKPLTSGEGFIKPTTVIAARTAFLNEHPDLVQAYFDAHHKALAFMKENPEEALAIAAKEQKISVEDARAQMPLYDFTPVMTEDDIANLTADQDFMIGAEMLQKDKAIDIKADLVAPSAFEVK; via the coding sequence ATTTCAGCCAACCCTATTGAGGAGAAAACCGTGAAACTGTTCCGCAATCTTGTCATCGCCGCATCGCTGCTGGCCGCGCCGGCCTTCGCCGCCGACCAGCCGTCGAGCGTTCGCATCACCTATGTCGCTTCGCCCTTCAACGTCCCGTCCATCGTGATGCGCGAGAAGGGATATCTGGACGAGGCTTTCGCAGCCAAGGGCATCAAGGTCGAGAGCCCGGAGATCACCTCCGGTGCACAGCAGACCCAGGCCATTGCCGCCGGTGAAATCGATATCGCCAGCGTTCTTGGCGGCACCTCCGCCATTCTCGCCAAGGCGAACGGCGTCGACCTGAAGATCATTGCCGCCTATGCCCGTTCACCCAAGGCCTACTTCCTGATGACGCGCGCCGACGGCCCCGCAGCACTTGCCGACCTCAAGGGCAAGAAGATCGCCGGTCCGAAGGGCACGGTGCTGAACCAGCTTCTGGTGGCAGCGCTTGCCAGCCAGGGACTGACGCTGAAGGATGTCGAATATATCAACATGGACCTGCCGACGGCTCGTGCCGCGCTCCTCAGCGGCCAGGTGGATGTCGCGACGCTTGCAGGCGCCAATGCCGTTGCCGTCGAAAAGGCCGGCGGCAAGCCGCTGACGAGCGGTGAAGGCTTCATCAAGCCGACCACCGTCATTGCTGCCCGCACGGCTTTCCTGAACGAGCATCCCGATCTGGTGCAGGCCTATTTCGACGCCCACCACAAGGCGCTCGCCTTCATGAAGGAAAACCCGGAAGAAGCGCTCGCCATCGCCGCCAAGGAGCAGAAGATCTCGGTTGAGGATGCCCGCGCGCAGATGCCGCTCTACGATTTCACGCCGGTGATGACCGAAGACGATATCGCCAACCTCACCGCCGACCAGGATTTCATGATCGGGGCCGAGATGCTGCAGAAGGACAAGGCTATCGACATCAAGGCCGATCTCGTGGCTCCCTCCGCATTCGAAGTGAAGTAA
- a CDS encoding LysR family transcriptional regulator, translating into MDLRQLRYFVAVARERNFTRAAQILNIAQPPLSRQIQLLEEELGVPLIIRKSRPVKLTDAGRLLYEQALQVLGRVEQMRDATRRVGLNQNSVLSIGFVASTLYGGLPSLVRKLRQRAPELDIQLLELVSIQQIPALKEGRIDIGFGRLRHSDPSVTGIVLREERLVVATPRNSILAESDAPLPVSGLAGQRVIVYPKEPRPSYADHVLGLLHGHDVRPTGVQEVREIQTALGLVAAETGICIIPASARQMRSDVHYRLLEGEDATSPVILNHRVGDSSPYIELIKDLIREMHEEETL; encoded by the coding sequence ATGGATCTTCGGCAGCTTCGCTATTTCGTGGCCGTGGCGCGGGAACGAAATTTCACCCGTGCAGCGCAGATACTGAATATTGCCCAACCACCGCTCAGCCGACAGATCCAGTTGCTCGAAGAGGAACTGGGCGTGCCTCTCATCATCCGCAAGAGCCGGCCGGTGAAACTGACCGATGCCGGACGCCTGCTTTACGAACAGGCGTTGCAAGTGCTCGGCCGGGTGGAGCAAATGCGCGACGCGACGCGGCGCGTCGGGCTGAACCAGAACAGCGTGCTGTCAATCGGCTTCGTCGCCTCGACGCTTTACGGCGGGCTGCCTTCACTCGTCCGCAAACTGCGCCAGCGCGCGCCGGAACTGGATATCCAGCTATTGGAGCTGGTCTCGATTCAACAGATCCCGGCATTGAAGGAAGGGCGCATAGATATCGGCTTCGGGCGATTGCGGCACAGTGACCCCAGCGTTACCGGCATCGTTCTGCGCGAGGAGCGCCTGGTCGTGGCCACGCCCAGAAACTCCATACTTGCCGAATCGGACGCTCCCCTGCCCGTCTCCGGACTGGCCGGACAAAGGGTCATCGTCTACCCGAAAGAGCCGCGACCAAGCTATGCCGATCATGTGCTTGGCCTGCTGCATGGCCATGACGTTCGTCCGACCGGGGTTCAGGAAGTGCGGGAAATCCAGACGGCTCTCGGGCTGGTCGCGGCCGAGACGGGCATATGCATCATCCCCGCCTCGGCTCGCCAGATGCGCTCGGACGTTCACTACCGGCTTCTGGAGGGAGAGGATGCCACATCCCCGGTTATCCTCAACCACCGGGTTGGCGACAGTTCACCTTATATCGAGTTGATCAAAGACCTCATTCGGGAGATGCATGAAGAAGAAACGCTCTGA
- a CDS encoding muconate cycloisomerase yields the protein MNKTLASLAPTATAAPVVERIETVLVDLPTIRPHKLSVATMNGQTLMLVKVHCSDGVTGIGEGTTIGGLAYGGESPESMKLAIDTYFAPVMIGQNATRIQAMMARIGKMVKENRFAKSAIETALLDAYGKRLGLPVSELLGGRRRDRLPVAWTLASGDTAKDIAEAEKMLDLRRHRIFKLKIGARDITEDIDHVAAIKQALGERGAVRVDVNMAWSETEAAWGMAALADAGCELVEQPVASASALARLMRRFPIALMADESLTGPESAFEIAKNSGADVFAIKIEQSGGLYNAQRVAAIGDAAGIDLYGGTMLEGAVGTIASAHVFSTFANLKWGTELFGPLLLTEEILREPLDYSDFELTIPEKPGLGIELDEDRVSFFARNGLRKTINIAE from the coding sequence ATGAACAAGACCCTTGCATCACTTGCGCCGACCGCGACCGCCGCTCCCGTTGTCGAACGGATCGAGACCGTGCTGGTTGACCTGCCGACCATCCGCCCGCACAAGCTTTCCGTGGCCACGATGAACGGGCAGACGCTGATGCTGGTGAAGGTCCATTGCAGTGATGGCGTCACCGGTATCGGTGAAGGCACGACCATCGGCGGGCTCGCCTATGGTGGCGAAAGCCCCGAAAGCATGAAGCTTGCCATCGACACCTATTTCGCGCCGGTGATGATCGGGCAGAACGCGACCCGCATACAAGCGATGATGGCGCGCATCGGCAAGATGGTGAAGGAGAACCGCTTCGCCAAGAGCGCCATCGAGACCGCGCTTCTCGATGCTTATGGCAAGCGTCTCGGCCTACCGGTCAGCGAACTCCTGGGTGGGCGTCGTCGTGATCGCCTGCCGGTTGCCTGGACACTTGCCTCCGGCGACACGGCCAAGGATATCGCCGAGGCTGAAAAGATGCTCGACCTGCGCCGGCATCGCATCTTCAAGCTGAAGATCGGCGCGAGGGATATCACGGAAGACATCGACCATGTTGCCGCGATCAAGCAGGCGCTGGGTGAGCGCGGCGCGGTCCGCGTCGACGTCAATATGGCCTGGAGCGAGACGGAGGCTGCCTGGGGCATGGCGGCGCTCGCCGATGCGGGGTGCGAACTGGTGGAGCAGCCTGTTGCCTCAGCTTCGGCGCTCGCACGCCTGATGCGCCGTTTTCCGATTGCGCTCATGGCCGATGAATCGCTGACCGGACCGGAATCCGCCTTCGAGATCGCGAAGAACAGCGGTGCGGATGTCTTCGCCATCAAGATCGAGCAGTCCGGAGGTCTCTACAATGCGCAGCGGGTTGCCGCGATCGGCGATGCGGCCGGTATCGACCTTTATGGTGGAACGATGCTGGAAGGCGCGGTCGGCACGATTGCCTCGGCGCATGTCTTTTCGACGTTCGCCAATCTGAAATGGGGCACGGAGCTTTTCGGGCCGTTGCTCCTGACCGAAGAGATCCTGCGTGAACCTCTCGATTACAGCGATTTCGAGCTGACCATTCCGGAAAAGCCCGGCCTCGGGATCGAGCTGGACGAGGACCGTGTCTCGTTCTTTGCCCGCAACGGGCTGCGCAAGACCATCAATATCGCTGAGTGA
- a CDS encoding muconolactone delta-isomerase has protein sequence MLFHVRMDVNIPYDLPPAEATEILAREKAYSQELQRSGKWRHIWRIAGEYANYSVFDVKDNAELHEILSGLPLFKFMHIEVSPLLRHPSSIRDDDT, from the coding sequence ATGCTTTTCCACGTACGGATGGATGTGAACATTCCCTACGATCTGCCCCCTGCGGAAGCGACCGAGATCCTTGCCCGGGAAAAAGCCTATTCGCAGGAACTCCAGCGTAGCGGCAAGTGGCGACACATCTGGCGCATCGCCGGCGAATACGCGAACTACAGCGTGTTCGACGTGAAGGACAATGCGGAACTGCATGAGATTCTGTCCGGCCTTCCGCTGTTCAAGTTCATGCACATCGAGGTTTCGCCGCTGTTGCGGCACCCGTCCTCGATCCGCGACGATGACACCTGA
- a CDS encoding catechol 1,2-dioxygenase, which yields MSVTIFDRPDIQAFLKVLSGLDNDGGNPRMKEIIHRIMSDLFKAIDDLNVTPDEYWTGIAWLNELGAAGQAGLISPGLGLDHFLDERLDAIDASLGIDNPTPRTIEGPLYVAGAPVSQGFARLDDGSDENGHTLIMHGTVYGSDGKPLPGAKVEVWHCDTRGFYSHFDPTGKQAPFNMRRTIIADDKGCYKFQSILPSGYGVPPGSPTEKLLSALGRHGQRPAHIHFFISADGHRKLTTQINIEGDPLINDDFAYATRDGLVPSVIERTDETSIHANGLNGPFAEIVFDVHLTALIDGVDNQVNEQRKRAAA from the coding sequence ATGAGCGTTACGATTTTCGACAGGCCGGACATCCAGGCATTTCTGAAGGTCCTGAGCGGTCTCGACAATGACGGCGGCAATCCGCGCATGAAGGAGATCATTCACCGGATCATGTCGGACCTGTTCAAGGCCATCGATGACCTGAACGTCACCCCAGATGAATACTGGACCGGGATCGCCTGGCTCAACGAACTCGGTGCTGCCGGACAGGCCGGCCTGATCTCACCGGGTCTCGGCCTTGACCACTTCCTCGATGAACGTCTCGATGCAATCGACGCATCGCTCGGTATCGACAACCCCACCCCGCGCACCATCGAAGGCCCGCTTTACGTGGCCGGTGCCCCGGTTTCTCAAGGGTTTGCCCGTCTCGATGATGGCTCGGACGAAAACGGCCATACGCTGATCATGCATGGCACGGTTTATGGCTCTGACGGCAAGCCGTTGCCGGGTGCAAAGGTCGAAGTCTGGCACTGCGACACGCGCGGTTTCTATTCCCACTTCGATCCGACCGGCAAGCAGGCCCCGTTCAACATGCGCCGCACGATCATTGCGGACGACAAGGGCTGTTACAAGTTCCAGAGCATCCTGCCGAGCGGTTACGGTGTGCCCCCGGGAAGCCCGACCGAAAAGCTGCTTTCGGCCCTCGGTCGCCATGGCCAGCGTCCCGCGCATATCCACTTCTTCATCAGCGCCGATGGTCACCGCAAGCTGACGACCCAGATCAACATCGAAGGCGATCCGCTGATCAACGACGACTTCGCCTATGCAACCCGCGATGGTCTGGTTCCCTCGGTCATCGAGCGGACCGACGAGACGAGCATCCACGCCAATGGCCTGAATGGTCCATTCGCCGAAATCGTGTTCGACGTTCACCTCACCGCTCTGATCGACGGTGTGGACAACCAGGTCAACGAACAGCGCAAGCGCGCTGCGGCCTGA
- a CDS encoding ABC transporter, whose protein sequence is MSKSITLSNLSWSSPDGRQLFSNININFGSERVGLIGRNGVGKTTLVRLIAGELPPSTGSVAISGRLNVLRQSLHVSPDETVADLFDARDALSVLDRAQMGTATVEELAEADWMLEANIAEALAQVSLDIPLNTPLSTLSGGQRTRAALAAQIHAAPDFLVLDEPTNNLDREGWRAVIDLLAGWRGGAIVVSHDRELLETVDAIVELTSLGINRYGGNWSSYRERKSLELAAAEHDLADAEKRSAEVDRKTQETAERKARRDGAGKKNASQGGLPRIIAGGREMRAEQTSGGASLIANRLKGQAQEDLKTARDRIEVLQPLTITLPPTGLPATKTVLRMQSVTAGHSSDRPVLRNFSLEITGPERIAITGPNGSGKTTLLSVITGALPPSSGAVHVGVRSAFLDQQVSLLDPARSIRDNFLRLNPQAGENACRAALARFMFRADAALQVVGTLSGGQMLRAGLACVLVGPQPSQLLILDEPTNHLDIDSISAVEAGLRAYDGALLVVSHDEAFLAAIGITRRLELGSS, encoded by the coding sequence ATGTCGAAATCTATCACACTTTCCAACCTGTCCTGGTCGTCGCCTGACGGCCGTCAGCTCTTCTCCAATATCAACATCAATTTCGGCTCCGAGCGTGTCGGCCTGATCGGTCGCAACGGCGTCGGCAAAACCACGCTCGTCAGATTGATCGCCGGTGAACTTCCGCCATCAACGGGATCGGTTGCGATTTCCGGTAGGCTCAATGTGTTGCGCCAGAGCCTGCATGTCTCGCCGGATGAAACCGTTGCCGATCTGTTCGATGCGCGGGATGCCCTGAGCGTGCTGGACCGTGCACAGATGGGGACTGCAACGGTGGAGGAGCTTGCGGAGGCTGACTGGATGCTCGAGGCAAACATCGCCGAGGCTCTGGCACAGGTTAGCCTCGATATTCCGTTGAACACACCGCTTTCCACTCTCTCCGGCGGGCAGCGCACCCGGGCGGCGCTTGCTGCCCAGATCCATGCAGCGCCGGATTTTCTGGTCCTTGACGAACCCACGAACAATCTTGACCGGGAGGGGTGGCGTGCCGTCATTGACCTTCTCGCCGGATGGCGGGGCGGTGCAATTGTCGTCAGCCATGATCGTGAACTTCTGGAGACCGTCGACGCCATTGTTGAACTGACGTCGCTTGGCATAAACCGCTACGGAGGTAACTGGAGCAGCTACCGGGAACGCAAGAGCCTGGAACTGGCTGCGGCAGAGCATGATCTGGCAGACGCCGAAAAACGGTCTGCCGAGGTCGATCGCAAAACGCAGGAAACGGCCGAGCGCAAGGCGCGTCGCGATGGTGCCGGCAAGAAAAACGCCTCGCAGGGTGGCCTGCCGAGAATTATTGCCGGTGGACGGGAGATGCGCGCGGAACAGACGAGCGGCGGCGCTTCCCTGATCGCCAATCGCCTGAAAGGCCAGGCACAGGAAGATTTGAAAACGGCGCGAGATCGCATCGAGGTGCTGCAACCGCTGACAATTACGCTTCCTCCAACGGGCCTGCCTGCGACGAAGACTGTGCTCAGGATGCAGTCTGTCACGGCAGGCCATTCGAGTGACCGGCCGGTACTCCGCAATTTTTCCCTTGAGATAACCGGCCCGGAGCGGATTGCCATCACTGGTCCCAATGGATCTGGCAAGACGACGCTGCTCTCGGTGATCACGGGTGCCCTGCCGCCGTCTTCCGGTGCGGTGCATGTCGGGGTGCGTTCAGCTTTTCTCGATCAGCAGGTGAGCCTGCTCGACCCCGCCCGTTCGATCCGTGACAATTTTCTTCGCCTGAACCCTCAGGCTGGCGAGAATGCGTGCCGGGCTGCTTTGGCACGTTTCATGTTTCGCGCGGATGCTGCCTTGCAGGTTGTGGGGACGCTGTCCGGTGGCCAGATGCTGCGGGCCGGATTGGCTTGCGTTCTTGTCGGGCCGCAACCGTCACAGTTGCTGATCCTCGATGAACCCACCAACCACCTGGACATCGATTCAATCTCGGCGGTTGAGGCGGGGCTTCGCGCGTATGACGGTGCGCTGCTGGTTGTCAGCCACGACGAAGCTTTTCTCGCGGCGATCGGCATAACCCGACGGTTGGAGCTTGGGTCGTCCTGA